A single region of the Pyrodictium occultum genome encodes:
- a CDS encoding nucleotidyltransferase family protein, with protein sequence MEAVAAILAGGEGRRLRPYTDLIPKPMIPVGPEEKPVLEHIVEWIARHGVRDIVLLVGYKWRYIRNYFRDGAGLGARIRYSVDTPEYRGTGGALLQAYRRGLLRNPTLVWYGDILAALNPLDLLKTHEEKRSHATLAIATRYQVPVGVAEMGEDGRITGLREKPELSINATIGILAVDPSVLDEAEQKLGRNFDIMAGLIPYMIERGYRVYAYIYNGPWIDVGSMERYAKLDPDRLAEILNPENT encoded by the coding sequence ATGGAGGCTGTAGCGGCTATCCTGGCTGGCGGGGAGGGCAGGAGGCTGAGACCCTACACCGACCTGATCCCCAAGCCCATGATACCGGTCGGCCCGGAGGAGAAGCCGGTCCTCGAGCACATAGTGGAGTGGATAGCCCGCCACGGGGTAAGAGACATAGTGCTCCTCGTAGGCTACAAGTGGCGCTACATCCGCAACTACTTCCGCGACGGGGCGGGCCTGGGGGCCAGGATACGCTACTCTGTCGACACCCCGGAGTACCGGGGCACGGGGGGCGCGCTCCTCCAGGCCTACCGCAGAGGCCTACTGAGAAACCCCACCCTCGTCTGGTACGGCGACATACTCGCAGCCCTAAACCCCCTAGACCTCCTAAAAACACACGAGGAGAAGAGGAGCCACGCAACCCTGGCAATCGCCACCCGCTACCAGGTGCCAGTCGGGGTAGCAGAGATGGGGGAGGACGGCAGGATAACAGGGCTGCGCGAGAAGCCAGAGCTAAGCATAAACGCCACCATAGGAATCCTGGCGGTAGACCCCAGCGTCCTAGACGAGGCCGAGCAGAAGCTGGGCAGAAACTTCGACATCATGGCGGGCCTGATCCCCTACATGATAGAGAGGGGCTACAGGGTCTACGCATACATCTACAACGGGCCGTGGATAGACGTGGGGAGCATGGAGAGGTACGCAAAGCTGGACCCGGACAGGCTAGCCGAGATACTAAACCCGGAGAACACCTAG
- a CDS encoding nucleotidyltransferase family protein, translated as MNSEAFRLVYEAVVHGRAVEPGELLEECIEAASKNKVLLEFLRAAGVQGRLRALEEARYRLFLEALHLVSRALRGLNYVFFKLRKPARYVPSDIDVLVDPGDAARARRRLERVGFRVEVLEPYTITMRRGRVIVDLYTYPTVGGVVYLDGPRLLEYRELGVFEGLEIPLLERPLEALVAAAHAVYKERLYTLNDYVTLARWGSRTMLRLAEELGCSDAVREALRIHSMVYMGGVLPYRIPLARWLLLLLRKASRDAATRATLPNIARAFEDPRFGELVRSKLLRETY; from the coding sequence GTGAACAGTGAAGCCTTTAGACTCGTCTACGAGGCCGTCGTCCACGGCAGGGCTGTAGAGCCTGGGGAGCTTCTAGAAGAGTGCATCGAGGCCGCCTCGAAGAACAAAGTGCTGCTAGAGTTTCTGAGGGCTGCAGGCGTGCAGGGGAGGCTGCGGGCCCTGGAGGAGGCGAGGTACAGGCTCTTCCTTGAGGCGCTGCACCTGGTCTCCAGGGCTCTTAGGGGCCTCAACTACGTGTTCTTCAAGCTGCGCAAGCCTGCGAGGTACGTGCCCTCGGATATAGACGTGCTCGTAGACCCCGGTGACGCCGCTAGAGCCCGGCGCCGCCTAGAGAGGGTAGGGTTCCGTGTCGAGGTGCTAGAGCCCTACACTATCACCATGAGGAGGGGGCGGGTGATAGTAGACCTCTACACCTACCCAACAGTGGGCGGTGTGGTCTACCTTGACGGCCCCCGCCTGCTAGAGTATAGGGAGCTGGGGGTTTTCGAGGGCCTCGAGATACCCCTACTGGAGAGGCCTCTAGAGGCCCTAGTCGCTGCAGCCCACGCGGTGTATAAGGAGAGGCTCTACACGTTAAACGACTACGTCACCCTAGCCCGCTGGGGCTCGAGGACCATGCTCCGGCTAGCCGAGGAGCTTGGATGCAGCGACGCTGTACGGGAGGCGCTCCGCATCCACAGCATGGTGTACATGGGGGGTGTTCTCCCCTACAGGATACCGCTAGCCCGCTGGCTCCTCCTGCTCCTGCGTAAAGCCTCCAGGGACGCTGCGACGCGGGCCACCCTCCCGAACATCGCCA